In a single window of the Xylanimonas protaetiae genome:
- a CDS encoding NAD(P)H-quinone dehydrogenase — protein sequence MGAVHDDLTQRDVRGGQRVVVLGGGPGGYEAALVARRLGADVTVVEKQGLGGAAVLTDVVPSKTLIATAEWLTIAESAPELGIRDGGDGHSVDLSAVNTRVLALAAAQSADIRARLDREGIEIVTGEGRLDGPSRVVVGDTALDADAVLVSVGATPRTLPTAVPDGERILTWTQLYALDALPERLVVVGSGVTGAEFAGAYRSLGSEVVLVSSRDRVLPGEDEDAAELLEGVFRGRGMEVLSRSRAAGATRTATGVEVTLDDGRVVEGSHVLVAVGAVPATRGIGLEEAGVALSGSGHVVVDKVSRTTARGVYAAGDCTGVLPLASVAAQQGRIAMAHALGDAVEPLRLGTVAANIFTAPEIATVGYSEKALRARDARYVTTTLPLARNPRAKMLGMRDGFVKLFAHPEAGVVLGGVVVAPRASELVFPITLAVSHRLTVDDVAGAFTVYPSLSGSIAEAARTLHGQAARVEA from the coding sequence ATGGGCGCCGTGCATGACGATCTGACGCAGCGTGACGTCCGGGGCGGCCAGCGGGTCGTGGTCCTGGGCGGTGGACCGGGCGGCTACGAGGCCGCCCTCGTGGCCCGGAGGCTCGGCGCCGACGTCACCGTCGTCGAGAAGCAGGGGCTCGGCGGCGCCGCGGTGCTGACCGACGTCGTCCCGTCCAAGACGCTCATCGCCACCGCGGAGTGGCTCACCATCGCGGAGAGCGCGCCCGAGCTCGGCATCCGCGACGGCGGCGACGGGCACTCCGTCGACCTGTCCGCCGTGAACACGCGCGTGCTGGCGCTCGCGGCCGCGCAGTCGGCCGACATCCGGGCGCGGCTCGACCGCGAGGGCATCGAGATCGTCACGGGGGAGGGACGGCTGGACGGCCCGTCGCGCGTCGTCGTCGGTGACACCGCGCTGGACGCCGACGCCGTCCTCGTCTCCGTCGGCGCCACCCCGCGCACCCTGCCGACGGCCGTGCCCGACGGCGAGCGGATCCTCACCTGGACGCAGCTCTACGCGCTCGACGCGCTGCCCGAGCGGCTGGTCGTCGTCGGGTCCGGCGTCACGGGTGCCGAGTTCGCGGGGGCGTACCGGTCGCTGGGCAGCGAGGTCGTGCTGGTCTCGTCGCGCGACCGCGTGCTGCCCGGCGAGGACGAGGACGCCGCCGAGCTGCTCGAGGGCGTGTTCCGCGGGCGCGGCATGGAGGTGCTCTCCCGCTCCCGGGCGGCGGGCGCCACGCGCACCGCGACGGGCGTCGAGGTCACGCTCGACGACGGGCGGGTCGTCGAGGGGTCGCACGTGCTCGTCGCGGTCGGCGCCGTGCCGGCCACGCGGGGCATCGGGCTCGAGGAGGCGGGCGTCGCGCTGAGCGGGTCCGGCCACGTCGTCGTCGACAAGGTGTCGCGGACCACGGCTCGCGGCGTCTACGCCGCCGGCGACTGCACTGGGGTGCTGCCGCTCGCCTCGGTCGCCGCCCAGCAGGGCCGCATCGCGATGGCGCACGCGCTGGGCGACGCCGTCGAGCCGCTGCGGCTCGGCACCGTGGCCGCCAACATCTTCACCGCGCCGGAGATCGCGACCGTCGGCTACAGCGAGAAGGCGCTGCGCGCCCGGGACGCGCGGTACGTCACGACGACGCTGCCGCTGGCCCGCAACCCGCGCGCCAAGATGCTGGGTATGCGCGACGGGTTCGTGAAGCTCTTCGCGCACCCCGAGGCGGGCGTCGTGCTGGGCGGCGTCGTCGTCGCGCCGCGCGCCTCGGAGCTCGTGTTCCCCATCACGCTCGCGGTCTCGCACCGCCTCACCGTCGACGACGTCGCCGGGGCGTTCACGGTGTACCCGTCGTTGTCGGGCTCGATCGCCGAGGCCGCGCGGACGCTGCACGGGCAGGCCGCCCGGGTCGAGGCGTAG
- the efeB gene encoding iron uptake transporter deferrochelatase/peroxidase subunit: MTDPHHGAAAPADPAEGGSAASGVSRRSLLGFGGAGLAALAAGFAGGLGTGRATAAPAAPAPASDVVPFHGTHQAGIATRAQDRLHFATFDLTTTSRDDLVDLLQRWTVAAERMTRGLPAGELGPVSGPYEAPPDDTGEAQELSAANLTITFGFGPSLFDDRFGLADRRPALLEDLPHFPGDMLEDARTGGDLAVQACADDPQVAVHAIRNLARIAFGTAQVRWSQLGYGRTSRTSQAQATPRNLFGFKDGTANILAEDAAALDEHVWVAGADDPDAAWLAGGSYLVARRIRMNIETWDRGSLHEQETIIGRTKGSGAPLSGGKEGTEPDFARQGNGGQPLIDPASHVAMAHPDANGGVRMLRRGYNYTDGSDGLGRLDAGLFFLAFVRNPATHYVPMQNALAKNDLLSEYLRHTGSGLWAVPPGTRDGGWVGQALFDS; this comes from the coding sequence GTGACCGACCCGCACCACGGCGCAGCCGCCCCCGCCGACCCGGCGGAGGGCGGCTCCGCCGCGTCCGGCGTCTCCCGCCGCTCGCTGCTGGGCTTCGGCGGCGCCGGCCTCGCCGCGCTCGCCGCGGGGTTCGCGGGCGGCCTGGGCACGGGCCGCGCGACGGCGGCGCCCGCCGCGCCCGCGCCGGCGTCCGACGTCGTCCCGTTCCACGGCACGCACCAGGCGGGCATCGCCACGCGCGCGCAGGACCGGCTGCACTTCGCCACGTTCGACCTCACGACGACGTCGCGCGACGACCTGGTCGACCTGCTCCAGCGATGGACCGTCGCGGCCGAGCGCATGACGCGCGGCCTGCCCGCGGGCGAGCTGGGCCCCGTCAGCGGCCCGTACGAGGCCCCGCCGGACGACACGGGCGAGGCCCAGGAGCTCAGCGCCGCCAACCTGACCATCACGTTCGGCTTCGGTCCGTCGCTCTTCGACGACCGGTTCGGGCTCGCGGACCGCCGCCCCGCGCTGCTGGAGGACCTGCCGCACTTCCCCGGCGACATGCTGGAGGACGCCCGCACAGGCGGCGACCTGGCCGTGCAGGCCTGCGCCGACGACCCGCAGGTGGCCGTCCACGCCATCCGCAACCTCGCTCGGATCGCGTTCGGCACGGCCCAGGTGCGGTGGTCGCAGCTCGGCTACGGCCGCACGTCGCGCACGTCCCAGGCGCAGGCCACGCCGCGCAACCTCTTCGGCTTCAAGGACGGCACAGCGAACATCCTCGCGGAGGACGCCGCAGCGCTCGACGAGCACGTCTGGGTCGCCGGCGCCGACGACCCGGACGCCGCCTGGCTCGCGGGCGGCTCCTACCTGGTGGCCCGCCGCATCCGCATGAACATCGAGACGTGGGACCGGGGGTCGCTGCACGAGCAGGAGACGATCATCGGCCGCACCAAGGGCTCGGGCGCCCCGCTCTCGGGCGGCAAGGAGGGCACGGAGCCCGACTTCGCCCGCCAGGGCAACGGCGGCCAGCCGCTCATCGACCCGGCGTCGCACGTGGCGATGGCCCATCCGGACGCCAACGGCGGGGTGCGGATGCTGCGCCGGGGCTACAACTACACCGACGGCTCGGACGGCCTGGGGCGCCTCGACGCGGGCCTGTTCTTCCTCGCGTTCGTGCGCAACCCGGCCACGCACTACGTCCCGATGCAGAACGCGCTCGCCAAGAACGACCTGCTCTCGGAGTACCTGCGCCACACGGGCTCGGGCCTGTGGGCGGTCCCGCCGGGCACGCGCGACGGCGGCTGGGTGGGCCAGGCCCTCTTCGACTCCTGA
- a CDS encoding adenosine deaminase — protein MTDDRLSQAKADLIPALPKVVLHDHLDGGLRPQTVLELADAVGHPLPAHDAGALGDWFQQAADSGSLVRYLETFDHTIAVMQTPEALARVAKEAVLDLASDGVVYAEQRWAPEQHLAKGLSLAATVEAVQAGIDEGIAEAAAAGLTIKVGQLVTAMRHADRWQEIAELAVAYRDRGVVGFDIAGAEDGFPPDRHPEIWRFLAEHDFPVTIHAGEAAGVSSIAQAVHLGQADRIGHGVRIIEDITFDESSREATLGSLAHWVRDHQIPLEVAPVSNLQTSATAARSIAEHPITLLKELDFAVTLNTDNRLMSRTSMSHEMRLLVSEAGWTIDDLADVTIAAAWGAFMHHDERRDLVEKVIVPGYQKIEGAQL, from the coding sequence TGCCGAAGGTCGTGCTCCACGACCACCTCGACGGCGGGCTCCGCCCGCAGACCGTGCTGGAGCTCGCCGACGCCGTCGGCCACCCGCTGCCCGCGCACGACGCCGGCGCGCTCGGCGACTGGTTCCAGCAGGCCGCCGACTCCGGGTCGCTGGTGCGCTACCTGGAGACCTTCGACCACACCATCGCCGTGATGCAGACGCCCGAGGCGCTCGCGCGCGTCGCCAAGGAGGCGGTGCTCGACCTCGCGTCCGACGGCGTCGTCTACGCCGAGCAGCGCTGGGCGCCCGAGCAGCACCTCGCGAAGGGGCTCTCGCTCGCGGCGACCGTGGAGGCCGTGCAGGCCGGTATCGACGAGGGCATCGCCGAGGCCGCGGCCGCGGGCCTGACCATCAAGGTGGGCCAGCTCGTCACCGCGATGCGGCACGCCGACCGCTGGCAGGAGATCGCCGAGCTCGCCGTCGCCTACCGCGACCGCGGCGTCGTCGGCTTCGACATCGCCGGGGCGGAGGACGGGTTCCCGCCGGACCGGCACCCGGAGATCTGGCGCTTCCTCGCCGAGCACGACTTCCCCGTGACGATCCACGCGGGCGAGGCCGCGGGCGTGTCGTCGATCGCGCAGGCCGTCCACCTGGGCCAGGCCGACCGCATCGGCCACGGCGTGCGGATCATCGAGGACATCACGTTCGACGAGTCGTCCCGGGAGGCGACCCTCGGCAGCCTCGCGCACTGGGTGCGCGACCACCAGATCCCGCTCGAGGTGGCCCCGGTCTCCAACCTGCAGACCTCGGCGACGGCGGCCAGGTCCATCGCGGAGCACCCGATCACGCTCCTCAAGGAGCTCGACTTCGCGGTCACGCTCAACACCGACAACCGCCTCATGTCGCGCACGTCGATGTCGCACGAGATGCGCCTGCTCGTCTCCGAGGCCGGCTGGACCATCGACGACCTCGCCGACGTCACCATCGCCGCCGCATGGGGCGCCTTCATGCACCACGACGAGCGCCGGGACCTCGTCGAGAAGGTCATCGTGCCCGGCTACCAGAAGATCGAGGGAGCACAGCTGTGA
- a CDS encoding purine-nucleoside phosphorylase codes for MSSNVPSVPDLDDPATDPFDVARAAAEHIARVSGVEGHDVALVLGSGWGGAAELLGDVVAEIPSHEIPGFAKPSVAGHVGTTRSIRVERADGSTRHVLVLGSRTHLYEGKGVRRVAHGVRTAAATGATTVVLTNGCGGLHVSWRPGQVVLLKDHLNFTARSPLEGATFVDLTDLYSPRLRQLAHSVDATLPEGVYAQFPGPHYETPAEVRMAGIVGADLVGMSTGLEAIAARHCGMEVLGMSLVTNLAAGVSPQPLSHEEVLEAGAKAGPVISDLLARIVKLV; via the coding sequence ATGAGCAGCAACGTGCCCTCCGTGCCTGACCTCGACGATCCCGCGACCGACCCGTTCGACGTCGCCCGCGCCGCCGCGGAGCACATCGCCCGCGTCTCAGGGGTCGAGGGGCACGACGTCGCCCTGGTGCTGGGGTCGGGCTGGGGCGGGGCCGCCGAGCTGCTCGGCGACGTCGTCGCGGAGATCCCCTCGCACGAGATCCCCGGGTTCGCGAAGCCGTCCGTCGCGGGGCACGTGGGCACGACGCGGTCGATCCGCGTCGAGCGCGCCGACGGCTCGACGCGGCACGTGCTGGTGCTGGGCTCGCGCACCCACCTCTACGAGGGCAAGGGCGTGCGGCGCGTGGCCCACGGCGTGCGGACGGCGGCGGCCACGGGCGCGACGACGGTGGTGCTGACGAACGGCTGCGGCGGCCTGCACGTGTCGTGGCGGCCGGGCCAGGTGGTGCTCCTCAAGGACCACCTCAACTTCACGGCACGCTCGCCGCTGGAGGGGGCGACGTTCGTCGACCTGACCGACCTGTACTCGCCGCGGCTGCGCCAGCTCGCCCACAGCGTCGACGCGACGCTCCCCGAGGGCGTCTACGCCCAGTTCCCCGGCCCCCACTACGAGACGCCGGCCGAGGTGCGCATGGCCGGGATCGTCGGCGCCGACCTCGTGGGCATGTCCACGGGGCTGGAGGCGATCGCGGCCCGGCACTGCGGCATGGAGGTGCTGGGCATGTCGCTCGTGACGAACCTCGCCGCGGGGGTCAGCCCGCAGCCGCTCTCGCACGAGGAGGTGCTGGAGGCGGGCGCCAAGGCCGGGCCCGTGATCAGCGACCTGCTCGCCCGCATCGTCAAGCTCGTCTGA
- a CDS encoding DUF402 domain-containing protein, which produces MTALPDPGPTAPRIRAGELVQVRYTRYDGSPHWAVDGPFLGTDAFGTWVGAPAGTTWSRAGRSLTAEVAQVVLFPDAGWTATFSATHPAGRRLYVGLTSHPTWERVDGVWRVTMADLDLDVITQADGTIWLDDEDELAAHQVRYGYPPDLVATVEADAVDILARAGAGERPFDGMRRPYSPTSPTTADRWLDLLARVTAR; this is translated from the coding sequence GTGACCGCTCTCCCGGACCCCGGCCCGACCGCCCCGCGCATCCGGGCGGGCGAGCTCGTCCAGGTCCGGTACACGAGGTACGACGGCTCCCCGCACTGGGCGGTCGACGGCCCCTTCCTCGGCACGGACGCGTTCGGCACGTGGGTCGGCGCCCCGGCGGGGACGACCTGGTCGCGAGCCGGCCGCTCCCTCACCGCCGAGGTCGCACAGGTCGTCCTGTTCCCGGACGCCGGCTGGACGGCGACCTTCAGCGCCACCCACCCAGCGGGTCGGCGGCTCTACGTCGGCCTCACGTCGCACCCGACGTGGGAGCGGGTCGACGGCGTCTGGCGGGTCACGATGGCCGACCTCGACCTGGACGTCATCACCCAGGCGGACGGCACGATCTGGCTCGACGACGAGGACGAGCTCGCCGCGCACCAGGTCCGCTACGGCTACCCGCCGGACCTGGTCGCCACGGTCGAGGCCGACGCCGTCGACATTCTCGCCCGGGCGGGCGCGGGCGAGCGCCCGTTCGACGGCATGCGCCGCCCCTACTCGCCCACCAGCCCGACGACGGCCGACCGCTGGCTGGACCTGCTGGCACGCGTCACTGCCCGATGA
- the deoC gene encoding deoxyribose-phosphate aldolase — translation MSNVPTTPAELASFIDHTLLKPEATDADVVALVEEGARLGCFSVCVSPTFVALAVATARGRIKVATVCGFPSGKHVSSVKAAEAAQSVADGADEVDMVIDVGAAKAADFEAVEADIAAVRAAVPGDRLLKVIIESSALDDDEIVAVCRAAEAAGADYVKTSTGFHPTGGATVHTVKLMADTVDGRLGVKASGGIRTLTDALAAIEAGATRLGMSGAASVLAELAGDTPAAPTSDY, via the coding sequence GTGAGCAACGTCCCGACGACGCCCGCGGAGCTCGCGTCGTTCATCGACCACACCCTGCTGAAGCCGGAGGCCACCGACGCCGACGTCGTCGCGCTCGTCGAGGAGGGCGCCCGCCTGGGCTGCTTCTCGGTGTGCGTGTCGCCGACGTTCGTCGCGCTCGCCGTCGCGACCGCGCGGGGGCGCATCAAGGTCGCGACCGTGTGCGGCTTCCCGTCGGGCAAGCACGTCTCGTCGGTCAAGGCCGCCGAGGCGGCGCAGTCCGTCGCCGACGGCGCGGACGAGGTCGACATGGTCATCGACGTCGGCGCCGCGAAGGCCGCCGACTTCGAGGCCGTCGAGGCCGACATCGCCGCCGTGCGCGCGGCCGTGCCGGGCGACCGGCTCCTCAAGGTGATCATCGAGTCCTCCGCGCTCGACGACGACGAGATCGTCGCCGTGTGCCGCGCCGCCGAGGCCGCGGGCGCCGACTACGTCAAGACGTCCACGGGCTTCCACCCGACGGGCGGGGCCACGGTGCACACGGTCAAGCTCATGGCCGACACGGTCGACGGCCGCCTGGGTGTCAAGGCGTCGGGCGGCATCCGCACGCTCACGGACGCCCTCGCGGCGATCGAGGCGGGCGCCACGCGCCTCGGCATGTCGGGCGCGGCGTCGGTGCTCGCGGAGCTGGCCGGCGACACGCCGGCGGCCCCGACGTCGGACTACTGA
- a CDS encoding glycosyltransferase family 8 protein codes for MPLSFRPVPDSEPGLDDVDVVAPDDVAEADAAEFGQVLADALAIDAPAPDTLAASAVDALAAPAVDAPEHAVPVADAAPLAPAAVLGDALLAREPWAAPTWASDRPFKVPGGDAEGAEGPAAPAEAPAPVVKPVPAATTAADLALAAALRRGLPLDEAVVAVVRDADKAASADLRALCHGLADQPATRTAGVVGSGVLALRSGIRDLAWDLLSSVDPADAGRLAPAEYLRAGIAARAVEALHHAALWVCDGVVADAATLLELAKCFLAADEPAAAREASRAAHVALVDAPDAALAASLDYLDPWVEKALGVRTGTAQAPEVPAGHVSFAVIDYKAPDERVSSSNIGDNVQTIASLTHLLRHEGVRLHAAGEATGEARAENVELTEAIRELQGRVRPEHALAGPEGGVDVDLTVVQRDVTHLDLVPEGTWMLAFGWYMHNQFDLRFDFPFHENLQPIFVSFHVNKHAILTPAAVEYLKAHGPIGCRDWTTVHLLLNAGVPAFFSGCLTTTVNTVFPAGYVPAGAGAPKAYVDVPAHEDGDYITQQYPAVRGASAAANLREAVRLLDSYRTHYGQVVTSRLHCFLPSWSIGANVDFRPKNDADIRFAGILDATEADRVAMQERIRRVVAAAMTQILAGASRDEVYAAWREAVAPEVEHARHVHAEAVPAVVGAMDVAAQVARVRATRTVVEAVAPRSAEAGTQVEVAVALDGNLRSQMEVVVAGVVRNTARPVRVHALTREHTGADHARLAALFPEVTFEWYACDDVDYGPVLGMLKHITVATMDRLLLPDLLDHVVRVIYHDLDALTVTDLGELFDLDLAGAPLAARPSVSYNYRAGIGNVIRSTRLLSHDAAAARDLVRLTTQRHHWGYRSFNAGILLLDLAVMRADGFTEEFVPYAERFGLNDQDVLNQYAGSRYVPMDARWNAWPTQEVVTDPALIHWAGPVKPWDAQRYIHAKDAWQAAEGWLAARR; via the coding sequence ATGCCCCTGTCCTTCCGCCCTGTCCCGGACTCCGAGCCCGGTCTCGACGACGTCGACGTCGTCGCGCCCGACGACGTCGCGGAGGCCGACGCCGCCGAGTTTGGCCAGGTGCTCGCCGACGCGCTCGCCATCGACGCCCCGGCGCCCGACACGCTCGCCGCCTCGGCCGTCGACGCGCTCGCCGCCCCGGCCGTCGACGCGCCGGAGCACGCCGTGCCCGTCGCCGACGCCGCACCTCTCGCCCCGGCCGCCGTGCTCGGCGACGCGCTCCTCGCGCGCGAGCCGTGGGCCGCCCCGACGTGGGCGTCCGACCGCCCGTTCAAGGTGCCCGGCGGCGACGCCGAGGGCGCCGAGGGGCCCGCCGCCCCGGCGGAGGCCCCGGCCCCCGTCGTCAAGCCCGTCCCCGCCGCGACCACGGCCGCCGACCTGGCGCTCGCCGCCGCGCTGCGCCGCGGGCTGCCGCTCGACGAGGCCGTCGTCGCCGTCGTGCGCGACGCCGACAAGGCCGCCTCCGCGGACCTGCGCGCCCTGTGCCACGGCCTCGCCGACCAGCCCGCGACCCGCACGGCCGGCGTCGTCGGATCCGGCGTCCTCGCGCTGCGCTCCGGCATCCGTGACCTGGCCTGGGACCTGCTCAGCAGCGTCGACCCGGCCGACGCCGGGCGGCTCGCGCCCGCCGAGTACCTCCGCGCGGGCATCGCCGCGCGCGCCGTCGAGGCGCTGCACCACGCCGCGCTGTGGGTGTGCGACGGGGTCGTCGCCGACGCCGCGACGCTGCTGGAGCTGGCCAAGTGCTTCCTGGCGGCCGACGAGCCCGCCGCCGCGCGGGAGGCGAGCCGCGCCGCGCACGTCGCGCTCGTCGACGCGCCCGACGCCGCCCTGGCCGCGAGCCTCGACTACCTCGACCCGTGGGTCGAGAAGGCGCTCGGCGTGCGCACCGGCACCGCGCAGGCACCCGAGGTGCCCGCGGGCCACGTGTCGTTCGCCGTCATCGACTACAAGGCGCCCGACGAGCGCGTGTCGTCGTCGAACATCGGCGACAACGTCCAGACGATCGCCTCGCTCACGCACCTGCTGCGGCACGAGGGCGTGCGCCTGCACGCCGCCGGGGAGGCGACGGGCGAGGCCCGGGCCGAGAACGTCGAGCTCACCGAGGCCATCCGCGAGCTGCAGGGCCGCGTGCGCCCCGAGCACGCGCTCGCCGGACCGGAGGGCGGCGTCGACGTCGACCTGACGGTCGTCCAGCGCGACGTCACGCACCTGGACCTGGTGCCCGAGGGCACGTGGATGCTGGCCTTCGGCTGGTACATGCACAACCAGTTCGACCTGCGGTTCGACTTCCCGTTCCACGAGAACCTGCAGCCGATCTTCGTGAGCTTCCACGTCAACAAGCACGCCATCCTCACGCCCGCCGCGGTCGAGTACCTCAAGGCGCACGGGCCGATCGGCTGCCGTGACTGGACCACCGTGCACCTGCTGCTCAACGCGGGCGTCCCGGCGTTCTTCAGCGGCTGCCTCACGACGACGGTCAACACCGTCTTCCCGGCCGGCTACGTGCCCGCCGGCGCGGGCGCGCCCAAGGCGTACGTCGACGTCCCGGCCCACGAGGACGGCGACTACATCACCCAGCAGTACCCGGCCGTGCGGGGCGCCTCCGCCGCGGCGAACCTGCGCGAGGCCGTGCGCCTGCTCGACTCGTACCGCACCCACTACGGGCAGGTCGTCACGAGCCGCCTGCACTGCTTCCTGCCGTCGTGGTCGATCGGCGCGAACGTCGACTTCCGGCCCAAGAACGACGCCGACATCCGGTTCGCGGGCATCCTCGACGCCACCGAGGCCGACCGCGTCGCCATGCAGGAGCGCATCCGCCGCGTCGTCGCCGCCGCCATGACGCAGATCCTCGCCGGCGCCTCGCGCGACGAGGTGTACGCCGCGTGGCGCGAGGCCGTCGCCCCCGAGGTCGAGCACGCGCGCCACGTCCACGCCGAGGCCGTGCCCGCCGTCGTCGGCGCCATGGACGTGGCCGCGCAGGTGGCGCGCGTGCGCGCCACGCGCACCGTCGTCGAGGCCGTCGCGCCGCGCTCCGCCGAGGCCGGGACCCAGGTCGAGGTCGCCGTCGCGCTCGACGGGAACCTGCGCTCGCAGATGGAGGTCGTCGTCGCCGGCGTCGTGCGCAACACCGCGCGGCCGGTGCGCGTGCACGCGCTCACGCGCGAGCACACCGGGGCCGACCACGCCCGCCTCGCGGCCCTGTTCCCCGAGGTCACCTTCGAGTGGTACGCGTGCGACGACGTCGACTACGGGCCCGTGCTCGGCATGCTCAAGCACATCACCGTGGCCACCATGGACCGGCTGCTGCTGCCCGACCTGCTCGACCACGTCGTGCGCGTCATCTACCACGACCTCGACGCGCTCACCGTGACCGACCTGGGCGAGCTGTTCGACCTCGACCTCGCGGGGGCGCCCCTGGCCGCCCGCCCGTCGGTGTCGTACAACTACCGCGCCGGCATCGGCAACGTCATCCGCTCCACGCGCCTGCTCTCGCACGACGCCGCCGCGGCCCGCGACCTCGTCCGCCTGACGACGCAGCGCCACCACTGGGGCTACCGCTCGTTCAACGCGGGCATCCTGCTGCTCGACCTCGCGGTCATGCGCGCCGACGGGTTCACCGAGGAGTTCGTGCCCTACGCCGAGCGCTTCGGGCTCAACGACCAGGACGTGCTCAACCAGTACGCGGGCTCGCGCTACGTGCCGATGGACGCACGCTGGAACGCCTGGCCGACGCAGGAGGTCGTCACCGACCCGGCGCTGATCCACTGGGCGGGCCCCGTGAAGCCGTGGGACGCGCAGCGGTACATCCACGCCAAGGACGCCTGGCAGGCCGCCGAGGGCTGGCTGGCGGCGCGCCGCTGA
- a CDS encoding phospho-sugar mutase, whose translation MTDALQSLLDAAAAWERDDVDDADKADLRALVDRARGGAPGAVAAQAELRDRFAATLQFGTAGLRGAMAAGPNRMNRAVVIGAAAGLGAYLRDALPGAHSRVVVGFDARHRSADFARDTAAVLTAQGAEVLTLPAPLPTPVLSFAVRHLGADAGVMVTASHNPAADNGYKVYLGGRVVTDAGQGAQIVPPYDALIAEKIAVAGPAAAVPRADDGWTVLDLSIVDDYVQAALALRDDVPRTLRIVTTSLHGVGGQVLGRVLAEAGFARVTPVEEQRIPDPDFPTVVFPNPEEKGAIDMAIAVAQDAHADVVIANDPDADRCAVAVHDKRLGTYQGAETATSQGWRMLHGDEVGALLGDDIASRLTAGEAGDALPVLANSVVSSRLLAAIATRHGLAHATTLTGFKWISRTPGLVFGYEEALGYCVDPERVRDKDGISAALVVAQLANRLKASGLTLVDKLDDLAREHGLYLTDQLSVRFEDLAGIPAAMARLRAEPPTLLAGSPVVDVLDLAQGADGLPPTDGVRLLTQDGTRVIVRPSGTEPKVKCYLEVVRDVPSDASVDAVGVAREQARKTLATLKHDIAGALGL comes from the coding sequence GTGACCGACGCGCTGCAGTCCCTGCTCGACGCCGCCGCCGCCTGGGAGCGCGACGACGTCGACGACGCCGACAAGGCCGACCTCCGGGCGCTCGTGGACCGCGCCCGCGGCGGCGCGCCGGGGGCGGTGGCCGCGCAGGCGGAGCTGCGCGACCGGTTCGCGGCCACGCTCCAGTTCGGCACCGCCGGGCTGCGCGGGGCCATGGCCGCCGGCCCGAACCGGATGAACCGGGCCGTGGTGATCGGCGCGGCCGCCGGCCTGGGCGCGTACCTGCGTGACGCGCTGCCGGGCGCCCACTCGCGCGTCGTCGTCGGCTTCGACGCCCGGCACCGGTCGGCGGACTTCGCGCGCGACACCGCGGCGGTGCTCACCGCGCAGGGCGCCGAGGTGCTGACGCTGCCCGCGCCCCTGCCGACGCCCGTGCTGTCCTTCGCGGTGCGGCACCTGGGCGCCGACGCCGGCGTCATGGTCACGGCGTCGCACAACCCTGCCGCGGACAACGGCTACAAGGTCTACCTGGGCGGGCGCGTCGTCACGGACGCCGGGCAGGGTGCCCAGATCGTGCCGCCGTACGACGCGCTCATCGCGGAGAAGATCGCCGTCGCAGGGCCGGCCGCGGCCGTGCCGCGCGCCGACGACGGCTGGACGGTGCTCGACCTGTCGATCGTCGACGACTACGTGCAGGCCGCGCTCGCGCTGCGCGACGACGTGCCGCGCACCCTGCGCATCGTCACGACGTCGCTGCACGGTGTCGGCGGGCAGGTGCTGGGCCGCGTGCTCGCCGAGGCCGGGTTCGCGCGCGTGACACCCGTCGAGGAGCAGCGGATCCCCGACCCCGACTTCCCCACCGTCGTGTTCCCCAACCCGGAGGAGAAGGGCGCGATCGACATGGCGATCGCCGTCGCGCAGGACGCGCACGCCGACGTCGTCATCGCCAACGACCCCGACGCCGACCGGTGCGCGGTCGCCGTCCACGACAAGCGGCTGGGCACCTACCAGGGCGCCGAGACGGCGACGTCGCAGGGCTGGCGGATGCTGCACGGCGACGAGGTGGGCGCGCTGCTGGGCGACGACATCGCCTCGCGCCTCACGGCGGGCGAGGCCGGGGACGCGCTCCCCGTCCTCGCGAACAGCGTCGTCTCCTCCCGGCTCCTGGCCGCGATCGCGACCCGCCACGGGCTGGCCCACGCCACCACGCTGACGGGGTTCAAGTGGATCTCGCGCACGCCCGGCCTCGTGTTCGGCTACGAGGAGGCGCTCGGCTACTGCGTCGACCCGGAGCGGGTGCGCGACAAGGACGGGATCTCGGCCGCGCTCGTCGTGGCGCAGCTCGCGAACCGGCTCAAGGCGTCCGGGCTGACGCTCGTCGACAAGCTCGACGACCTGGCGCGCGAGCACGGGCTGTACCTCACCGACCAGCTCTCGGTGCGGTTCGAGGACCTCGCCGGCATCCCCGCCGCGATGGCCCGCCTGCGCGCCGAGCCGCCGACACTGCTGGCCGGCTCCCCCGTCGTCGACGTCCTCGACCTCGCGCAGGGCGCGGACGGGCTCCCGCCGACGGACGGCGTCCGCCTGCTGACGCAGGACGGCACGCGCGTCATCGTCCGCCCGTCGGGCACGGAGCCCAAGGTCAAGTGCTACCTCGAGGTGGTCCGCGACGTCCCGTCGGACGCCTCGGTCGACGCCGTGGGCGTCGCCCGCGAGCAGGCGCGCAAGACGCTCGCCACGCTCAAGCACGACATCGCGGGGGCGCTGGGCCTGTAG